A portion of the Neorhodopirellula lusitana genome contains these proteins:
- a CDS encoding acyl-CoA thioesterase, with protein sequence MVSSSEGNASPRFLAKRRVEFRDTDAAGIVHFSAFFPIIESVEHEFLRSVGISVMPDHDDANRVTWPRVSARCDYQGPARFEDVLDVALYVDRIGASSVTYRFGITCHGRDVATGEIVVVCCRLTAGGQLSKAAIPEDIKKRLEGESG encoded by the coding sequence GTGGTAAGTTCTAGCGAGGGCAACGCTTCGCCCCGCTTTCTGGCTAAGCGTCGTGTCGAATTTCGCGACACTGACGCAGCTGGTATCGTTCACTTTTCGGCATTCTTCCCGATCATCGAATCGGTTGAGCACGAGTTCCTGCGATCGGTAGGGATTTCGGTGATGCCGGACCATGACGATGCCAATCGAGTTACCTGGCCCCGTGTTTCGGCGCGGTGTGATTACCAGGGACCCGCGCGATTCGAGGACGTCTTGGATGTTGCTTTGTACGTAGATCGTATTGGAGCGAGCAGTGTGACGTACCGGTTTGGAATCACTTGTCACGGGCGTGACGTGGCAACGGGCGAAATTGTGGTGGTTTGTTGTCGGTTGACGGCGGGCGGGCAATTGAGCAAGGCGGCAATTCCCGAGGACATCAAGAAGCGGTTGGAAGGTGAAAGTGGCTGA
- the rpsR gene encoding 30S ribosomal protein S18 — MPPRPMSTRSRARKRSRVRSRTRKKDPIFVDGHRPRPMYVDYKDIELLSKMVNRQGRIMGRRKSGCTAASQHAVTAAVKRARFMALLPFVGE, encoded by the coding sequence ATGCCTCCACGTCCAATGAGCACGCGTAGCCGTGCCCGTAAGCGTTCACGCGTCCGTAGCCGTACTCGCAAGAAAGATCCGATTTTCGTCGATGGCCACCGCCCGCGGCCGATGTACGTTGATTACAAGGACATCGAGCTGCTGTCGAAGATGGTGAATCGTCAGGGACGGATCATGGGCCGTCGTAAGAGTGGTTGCACGGCTGCGAGTCAGCATGCGGTCACCGCTGCTGTGAAACGCGCCCGTTTCATGGCTTTGTTGCCATTTGTCGGCGAGTAA
- a CDS encoding transposase: MNAAYVKAAKEKILLEKHKIVHDRFHRMKLDSEAIEKQRRDKHRKLFKEGDHRLARSRYQMPCGHRASDRTAELWLGFVLTTRIRNSQIFDVQQNASGPLAP, translated from the coding sequence ATGAACGCTGCTTACGTCAAAGCGGCCAAAGAGAAAATCCTGCTAGAGAAACACAAGATCGTTCACGATCGTTTTCATCGAATGAAGCTGGACAGCGAAGCGATCGAGAAGCAACGCCGAGACAAACATCGAAAACTGTTCAAAGAGGGTGATCATCGTCTGGCGAGGTCTCGATATCAGATGCCCTGTGGACACAGAGCATCTGACCGAACAGCGGAACTGTGGCTTGGATTCGTTCTAACAACGAGAATCAGAAACAGCCAAATCTTCGACGTACAACAAAATGCTTCGGGACCTTTGGCACCGTAA
- a CDS encoding glycosyltransferase family 2 protein has translation MVIDGTELVSVVIPAFNAARFLSEAVASVEAQDYSRIEVVIVDDGSTDDTWEIANQIAIRNGRVCCVQQANGGISSARNTGIRNCTGELLAFLDADDLWTSDRLEKQFLAAARFPDADYFTGQVHQFLDSSCQSTATVAEELSDGAVAGTLLIPTERFHDVGWFDTQLKVAEFLDWHSRCSELGLHGHTVDSVLLQRRIHDTNTGKLQRDSRRDYLLAMKSHLDRKRRGENG, from the coding sequence ATGGTGATTGATGGAACCGAATTGGTCAGTGTCGTGATCCCTGCCTTCAATGCTGCTCGTTTTCTCAGTGAGGCAGTGGCCAGTGTGGAAGCTCAAGACTATTCGCGGATTGAGGTCGTCATTGTCGACGACGGTTCCACCGATGACACTTGGGAAATCGCCAATCAGATCGCCATCCGGAACGGCCGTGTGTGTTGTGTTCAGCAAGCTAATGGCGGGATCAGCAGCGCTCGAAACACCGGAATTCGAAATTGCACGGGTGAGTTGCTTGCCTTCTTGGACGCGGATGACCTGTGGACTTCCGATCGCTTAGAAAAGCAGTTTTTGGCAGCTGCTCGCTTCCCGGATGCGGACTATTTCACGGGCCAGGTGCACCAATTCCTTGACTCATCATGTCAGTCTACCGCCACGGTGGCGGAAGAACTGAGCGATGGGGCCGTCGCTGGCACGCTGTTGATACCCACTGAACGTTTTCACGATGTCGGTTGGTTCGATACTCAATTGAAGGTTGCCGAGTTTCTGGATTGGCACTCGCGATGTTCGGAATTGGGGCTTCACGGTCACACCGTGGACTCGGTTTTGTTGCAAAGGCGAATCCACGACACCAATACCGGCAAGCTGCAGCGGGATTCACGCCGGGACTATTTGCTTGCAATGAAATCGCATCTCGATCGAAAGAGACGCGGGGAAAATGGCTGA
- a CDS encoding glycosyltransferase family 2 protein, producing the protein MSIDSLPLVSVIIPAFNAERYLGEALDSVLEQAYRPIEIIVVDDGSTDGTRAITKAYPEVTYLAQANQGVPNARNAGLRAATADWIAFLDADDYWLPGHLEALFPVFEQDPSLMFAWGTTRVIEMRRGEDGPTPVVINQAWPMFLLGATLFRREVFDVVGPFDGQLRRANDLDWIARARQMAVTSSQISEPVLVYRKHHQSLMSDQVAAKKAAFAMLRKSIARQRTS; encoded by the coding sequence ATGTCGATTGATTCGTTGCCGCTTGTCTCCGTGATCATTCCGGCCTTCAATGCGGAGCGATATCTGGGTGAAGCACTCGATAGTGTGCTTGAACAGGCCTATCGGCCCATCGAAATCATCGTGGTCGATGACGGTTCTACAGATGGTACTCGTGCCATTACGAAAGCTTATCCCGAGGTCACTTACCTTGCCCAGGCAAATCAGGGGGTGCCCAACGCAAGGAACGCTGGGCTTCGAGCGGCTACAGCTGATTGGATCGCGTTTCTGGACGCTGACGACTATTGGTTGCCAGGCCATCTGGAGGCTTTGTTCCCCGTTTTTGAGCAAGATCCCAGCTTGATGTTTGCTTGGGGGACTACGCGGGTGATCGAAATGAGGCGGGGAGAGGATGGTCCAACGCCAGTCGTGATCAATCAGGCTTGGCCCATGTTTCTGCTTGGGGCGACTCTGTTTCGACGCGAAGTTTTTGATGTGGTCGGCCCTTTCGATGGTCAATTGAGGCGGGCCAACGATCTCGATTGGATCGCCAGGGCGAGGCAGATGGCTGTTACATCGAGCCAAATTTCGGAGCCTGTTTTGGTCTACCGAAAACACCATCAGTCGCTGATGAGTGATCAGGTAGCTGCGAAAAAGGCTGCATTTGCGATGCTGCGCAAGTCAATTGCTCGGCAACGTACTTCGTAA
- a CDS encoding PqqD family protein, which produces MTEATCYRLNEPQVLGELLDGEYVIIHFDTGCYYSVRDTAADVCRLLFAGVDKASVIELLDRQYSAEQVDIAQTVLTFINGLVEQQLIVEVDAGSNADHADSLDPAKLSAKFVVPVFEQYDDMADQLLLDPIHEIDERGWPQRTDA; this is translated from the coding sequence ATGACGGAAGCCACGTGTTACCGATTGAACGAGCCCCAGGTGTTAGGGGAGCTCCTTGACGGCGAGTATGTGATCATTCATTTCGATACCGGGTGCTACTACAGCGTCCGAGACACCGCGGCTGACGTTTGTCGCTTGCTGTTTGCGGGAGTTGATAAGGCGAGCGTCATTGAATTGCTTGACCGTCAGTACTCGGCCGAGCAAGTTGATATCGCTCAAACGGTACTGACGTTCATCAATGGGCTGGTGGAACAGCAGTTGATTGTCGAGGTCGATGCTGGTTCCAACGCAGATCACGCGGACAGTCTCGATCCCGCAAAATTGTCGGCGAAGTTCGTGGTACCGGTGTTTGAGCAATACGACGACATGGCCGATCAGCTTTTGCTTGATCCGATTCACGAGATTGATGAACGAGGTTGGCCTCAGCGAACGGACGCGTGA
- a CDS encoding nucleotidyltransferase domain-containing protein — translation MSSDLSSDPMHACKPTHTWEPEYDDLWPNPEREWLLRAAFSEGEQSGIALNRWRELAGYVQYDQIDYLSCRILPLVYKRLQQSNLDDPWMPKLRALHRYHWAKVKTKQQCLVKVIDCFDSAGIPTLVLKGHALLASGYYADAGERPLNDLDVMIRPQDVAAASDLLSELKWTQVGTGPHAEFHAYEWQDENGIKLDLHRKLLPPPYHAIDLDHLLSTSQSVPFFGRSIRIPDPTHLLMHCLVHGRMHWGEIPKPFLWVADTLQILAKSGDEIDWARLVADAKRFAIVFDIRESLGYIKSHFGAFVPDTCLDELNAISLTRSDLVPFFRWTTNHEKHSILELKDLLRADFHCHQQLNDKPANLRNYLPYLARRTQRLITTEAGGRRWYFLKQKAKNEGIAATVFRPDYAHVTKRSRREFT, via the coding sequence ATGTCGTCTGACTTGTCATCCGATCCAATGCATGCCTGCAAGCCAACGCATACTTGGGAACCAGAGTATGACGATCTTTGGCCCAACCCCGAACGAGAGTGGCTGCTCCGTGCCGCATTCAGCGAAGGGGAACAGTCCGGCATTGCTTTGAACAGATGGCGAGAACTGGCGGGTTATGTTCAGTACGACCAGATCGATTACTTGAGCTGTCGCATCTTACCACTCGTGTACAAGCGTTTGCAGCAATCCAACCTCGATGACCCTTGGATGCCGAAACTGCGCGCTTTGCATCGATACCACTGGGCCAAGGTCAAGACAAAGCAGCAATGCTTAGTCAAAGTGATCGACTGTTTTGACTCCGCTGGGATACCGACACTGGTTTTGAAGGGGCACGCCCTCCTCGCGAGTGGGTATTACGCCGACGCCGGCGAGCGTCCGCTGAACGACCTCGACGTGATGATTCGCCCGCAAGATGTCGCGGCCGCAAGCGACTTATTAAGTGAACTGAAATGGACACAAGTCGGAACCGGACCGCACGCAGAATTTCATGCCTATGAATGGCAGGACGAAAACGGCATCAAACTGGATTTGCACCGCAAGCTACTGCCGCCGCCCTACCACGCCATCGACCTAGACCATTTACTTTCCACCTCGCAAAGTGTCCCGTTCTTTGGCAGATCAATCCGCATCCCTGATCCCACCCACTTATTGATGCACTGCCTTGTGCACGGCCGAATGCACTGGGGTGAAATTCCTAAACCGTTTTTATGGGTTGCCGATACGCTGCAAATCCTCGCCAAATCGGGCGATGAGATTGATTGGGCACGCTTGGTCGCCGATGCGAAACGGTTCGCAATCGTCTTCGATATCCGTGAATCACTCGGCTACATCAAGTCTCACTTCGGCGCCTTCGTCCCAGACACTTGCCTGGACGAACTGAACGCCATCTCGCTAACACGATCCGACTTGGTGCCGTTCTTTCGATGGACAACGAATCATGAAAAGCACTCGATCCTGGAGCTGAAGGACCTGCTACGAGCGGACTTCCATTGCCATCAACAGCTCAACGACAAACCGGCAAATCTTCGCAACTACCTGCCCTACCTTGCTCGGCGGACCCAGCGATTGATCACGACGGAGGCGGGGGGACGCAGGTGGTATTTCCTGAAACAAAAGGCGAAAAACGAGGGCATTGCGGCCACTGTTTTCCGGCCTGACTATGCGCATGTTACGAAAAGATCGCGACGCGAATTTACCTAG
- a CDS encoding cyclic peptide export ABC transporter, producing the protein MKLFFILARSSWFAGLMSAVLGAISGVASLTLITLIHLALTRSAESPGDQGWLPLAFAGACFFVLFTQVTSNVVLVRLSQATAARLRYELCSKIIVAPLPTLESVGQYRLLATLNNDVGSITAALASFPSVCANAMVLVCGLIYLATLSLPLAAGTILMAALGVAMFLGGLRIADKSLRQAREDQDEVVKQLRAMVHGIKELKGNTTRCLDFVYEVLLPADSRMRHSLIRGQSIQGFSHSWGRLFLFIGIGLLLFVWPRLATVSTATLTGYTLTILYLTYPLDGILGWLPAYHSASISINKIEALGLMIDQPERQSSAALPNRFRSIHLQDITYQHQSHGELNFELGPIDLQLKAGEVTFIAGGNGSGKTTLAKVLTGLYLPATGSITWDGREISDRNRNDFRQLFSTVFVEGHLFDRLLGIELQQDRLQHWTKLLGIEDKVDLETGRLHQHKLSRGQHKRLALLVAALDDRPIFVFDEWAAEQDPGFKQTFYHEIVPELKRCGKTVLAITHDDRFFDLADQVVKLVDGKLLETPSENTPANQDIRQLSLHTETSRRAA; encoded by the coding sequence ATGAAGCTATTCTTTATTCTTGCCCGTTCTTCCTGGTTTGCTGGCCTAATGTCCGCAGTCCTGGGGGCGATCAGTGGTGTTGCGAGCTTGACTCTCATCACGCTGATCCATCTTGCGCTAACACGGTCCGCCGAGTCACCTGGCGATCAAGGTTGGCTGCCGCTCGCATTTGCGGGAGCATGCTTCTTTGTCCTGTTCACCCAAGTCACTTCCAACGTTGTTTTGGTCCGCTTGTCTCAGGCAACCGCCGCAAGACTGCGTTACGAACTGTGCTCCAAAATCATCGTTGCGCCACTTCCCACGCTGGAATCGGTCGGTCAGTATCGGCTATTGGCCACGCTAAACAACGATGTTGGCTCGATCACGGCCGCCTTGGCCTCGTTCCCGTCCGTGTGCGCCAATGCCATGGTTCTGGTATGCGGGCTAATCTACTTGGCAACCCTTTCGCTGCCGTTGGCGGCGGGAACCATCCTGATGGCGGCCCTGGGCGTCGCCATGTTTTTAGGCGGCCTTCGCATCGCGGATAAATCACTTCGCCAGGCCCGAGAAGATCAAGACGAGGTCGTTAAACAATTGCGTGCCATGGTGCACGGGATCAAAGAACTCAAAGGGAACACGACACGCTGCCTCGATTTCGTTTATGAAGTGCTGTTGCCGGCCGACTCCCGGATGCGTCACTCCTTGATTCGCGGCCAAAGCATTCAAGGGTTCTCGCACAGTTGGGGCCGCTTGTTTCTGTTCATCGGAATCGGACTCTTGCTGTTCGTCTGGCCACGTCTGGCCACGGTCAGCACCGCGACTCTGACCGGTTACACACTAACGATTTTGTACCTGACCTATCCTCTCGACGGGATATTAGGCTGGTTACCCGCGTACCATTCGGCATCGATTTCAATCAACAAGATTGAAGCCCTAGGCTTGATGATCGACCAACCGGAACGACAAAGCAGTGCTGCGTTGCCAAATCGTTTTCGCAGCATCCACCTGCAAGACATCACCTATCAACACCAATCGCACGGCGAACTCAACTTTGAGCTCGGCCCCATCGACTTGCAACTCAAAGCCGGCGAAGTCACGTTCATCGCGGGTGGCAACGGCTCCGGCAAAACCACTCTCGCCAAAGTATTGACGGGGCTGTATTTGCCGGCCACAGGAAGCATTACCTGGGACGGTCGCGAAATCAGCGATCGCAACCGCAACGATTTCCGGCAGCTGTTTTCTACCGTCTTTGTGGAAGGCCACTTATTCGATCGATTGCTTGGTATCGAGCTTCAGCAGGACCGGTTGCAGCACTGGACGAAACTGCTGGGCATCGAAGACAAAGTCGATCTGGAAACGGGAAGACTTCATCAACACAAATTGTCGCGTGGTCAACACAAACGTCTCGCACTGTTGGTGGCTGCTCTCGACGACCGCCCCATTTTTGTTTTTGACGAATGGGCCGCTGAACAAGACCCCGGTTTCAAGCAGACTTTCTATCACGAAATCGTTCCCGAATTGAAACGCTGCGGGAAGACCGTGCTGGCGATCACACACGACGATCGCTTTTTCGATTTGGCGGACCAGGTGGTGAAATTGGTGGACGGAAAACTGCTCGAAACACCATCAGAAAATACACCTGCCAACCAAGACATTCGCCAACTATCACTCCATACCGAAACCAGCCGGAGAGCAGCATGA
- a CDS encoding efflux RND transporter periplasmic adaptor subunit, protein MTGSQTKRDGGLPRWWIAGGVVALIAIAGIWHIQTSLAKSPKLRTVEIQRGDLRTFIAATGTVEPHEVVEVGALVSGAVVSFGDGQNAPARIGSQSTRLESPVQVGTSVVQGGVLARLDPALYQLAVDRARSSLRLAEAEIGRLRTQLERSERELQRAQQLRNTNSESQYDSIATSHAIALAELDIANARREQAEGQVEQAEVNLSRTIIRSPIDGVVIDHRINLGQNAGPSSPGLFLVTRSLQDMRIRTSVSETDIGKVFPGQPVSFTVDGHRDQTMSGRVEQILMNARVQGNFVTYDVLVEMDQHDVNLLPHMTADVQLETVHRKNAWLVPSESLEWSPDNELANHTDEPSAAPENTDSSSHVIWIANADGGVKPVSVKVGVDDGVRTEIMADGIAESMPVVVGTIRETTLARIIPSVKTLR, encoded by the coding sequence ATGACTGGCTCCCAGACCAAACGTGATGGTGGACTGCCCCGATGGTGGATTGCTGGCGGCGTGGTTGCCCTGATTGCCATTGCCGGCATCTGGCATATCCAAACGAGCCTGGCAAAGTCTCCCAAGTTACGAACCGTCGAGATCCAGCGTGGGGACCTGCGAACCTTCATCGCGGCAACAGGTACGGTCGAACCCCATGAAGTTGTTGAAGTGGGTGCCTTGGTCTCCGGTGCAGTAGTTAGCTTCGGCGATGGCCAGAACGCGCCTGCTCGAATTGGCAGCCAATCCACGAGACTAGAATCACCAGTACAAGTCGGCACATCGGTGGTTCAGGGCGGAGTCCTGGCTCGGCTCGATCCCGCTCTCTATCAACTTGCAGTCGATCGAGCCCGATCATCATTGCGATTAGCGGAAGCGGAAATTGGCCGCCTTCGCACTCAATTGGAACGATCCGAACGCGAATTGCAACGCGCCCAGCAACTCCGCAACACCAACTCAGAGAGTCAGTACGACTCGATCGCCACAAGTCATGCAATCGCCTTGGCTGAACTTGACATCGCCAACGCGCGGCGTGAACAGGCCGAGGGACAAGTCGAACAAGCTGAAGTCAATCTCTCACGCACGATCATCCGGTCGCCGATTGATGGTGTCGTCATTGACCACCGCATCAACCTGGGCCAAAACGCAGGACCAAGCAGCCCTGGTCTCTTCCTGGTCACTCGCAGTTTGCAAGACATGCGGATTCGAACCTCGGTCAGCGAAACCGACATTGGCAAAGTCTTCCCAGGACAACCGGTTTCCTTCACCGTCGACGGTCACCGCGATCAAACCATGAGCGGGCGAGTGGAACAGATCTTGATGAACGCTCGCGTGCAAGGCAACTTTGTCACCTACGACGTCTTGGTTGAAATGGATCAGCATGATGTGAATCTGCTTCCCCACATGACAGCTGACGTTCAACTGGAAACCGTCCATCGCAAGAACGCCTGGTTGGTGCCGAGCGAATCGCTGGAATGGAGCCCCGACAACGAACTGGCAAACCACACTGACGAGCCTTCCGCCGCTCCAGAAAACACTGACTCTTCCAGTCATGTCATTTGGATCGCGAACGCAGATGGCGGCGTGAAACCAGTCTCGGTCAAAGTCGGTGTCGACGACGGCGTGCGGACGGAAATCATGGCTGACGGAATCGCCGAATCGATGCCGGTCGTGGTCGGAACGATTCGTGAAACCACGCTGGCACGCATTATTCCCAGCGTCAAAACCCTTCGATAG
- a CDS encoding ABC transporter permease, translating to MIELRDLRKDYRVGDVDLSVLKGITLDIETGGYVALMGTSGSGKTTLMNLLGSLDSPTSGSYRLAGVDLDDLSSTELAAFRSKQIGFVFQNFNLLARTTALDNVLLPTLYCNDGRTQQERVEYARRLLDSVGLSGRADHFPNQLSGGERQRVAIARALVNRPRLLLADEPTGNLDSKTEQEILAVFRKLNEEHGITLVVVTHDAEVAEQADRVIRMKDGVVVEDHESSLACGLRAAIQTHPTSRDREDSQPDNFVTPARPRTSSIAATLNAVTVATAALRRNLLRTSLTMLGVIIGVASVISVMELSTGASAAIKDTVASMGASMLTVSPSKAASNGAHQRPIHLIPSDVTAVTEQCSAVKVAAPLIYSHVQVVRGNRRWRPTLCLGTTPEYLSARNWDELALGKSFTQDHVFDSAKVCVLGQTVINALFDDAYPIGEEVRVNGVPMQIVGVLSEKGGDVIGNDQDDIMIGPWTTLKFRVNDQTNTSGRLATFANLKPQMQLTAHRQNVHREEVHQIYVQAKSPAAVDQARDQITRVLSRRHNVEPVGAYRMNDITEVSKVVNQVVAGLSLLGLIIAGVSLMVGGVGIMNIMLVSVTERTREIGLRMAVGADRKAILRQFLIEATVLCLIGGLIGIAAGHFWSVLIAKIIGWPTVWSLWAPIVAVTVAAGVGILFGYYPARKASQLNPIDALRYE from the coding sequence GTGATCGAATTACGTGATTTGCGGAAGGACTATCGTGTCGGCGATGTCGACCTGAGTGTCCTCAAAGGCATCACGCTGGACATTGAAACCGGCGGCTATGTCGCCTTGATGGGAACATCCGGTTCCGGCAAAACCACGCTAATGAATTTGTTGGGCAGCCTGGACTCGCCCACGTCGGGAAGCTACCGATTGGCCGGTGTCGACCTCGACGACCTTTCCTCGACGGAACTGGCTGCCTTCCGCAGCAAGCAGATTGGGTTCGTCTTCCAGAATTTTAACCTCTTGGCCCGGACAACGGCGCTGGACAACGTGTTGTTGCCAACGCTGTACTGCAACGACGGTCGCACTCAACAGGAACGCGTTGAGTACGCTCGCCGGCTACTCGATTCCGTTGGGCTATCCGGTCGAGCCGATCACTTTCCCAACCAACTTTCCGGCGGTGAACGTCAACGCGTCGCGATTGCCCGTGCCCTGGTCAACCGGCCTCGATTACTGTTGGCCGACGAACCGACAGGCAACCTGGATTCCAAAACTGAACAAGAAATCCTGGCCGTCTTCCGCAAGCTCAATGAAGAGCACGGCATCACACTGGTCGTCGTGACTCACGATGCCGAGGTCGCCGAACAAGCCGACCGCGTGATTCGAATGAAGGACGGCGTCGTCGTCGAAGACCACGAAAGTTCGTTAGCTTGTGGACTTCGGGCTGCGATCCAAACGCATCCCACCTCTCGTGATCGCGAAGACTCCCAACCGGACAACTTCGTGACTCCTGCCCGACCACGAACCAGCTCGATTGCCGCAACTCTCAACGCGGTGACCGTCGCAACGGCAGCCCTGCGACGAAACCTGCTGCGGACCTCACTGACGATGCTGGGTGTGATCATCGGCGTCGCTTCGGTGATTTCAGTGATGGAACTTAGCACCGGTGCTTCGGCAGCGATCAAGGACACCGTGGCCAGCATGGGGGCCAGCATGTTGACGGTCAGCCCCAGCAAGGCGGCTTCCAACGGTGCCCATCAAAGACCAATTCATCTCATTCCCAGCGACGTGACAGCGGTGACCGAACAATGCTCCGCCGTGAAAGTCGCCGCTCCGCTGATCTATTCTCATGTGCAAGTGGTCCGAGGCAACCGTCGCTGGCGTCCCACCCTTTGCCTGGGGACAACACCGGAATACCTGAGCGCCCGGAACTGGGACGAACTGGCCCTGGGAAAATCGTTTACCCAAGACCATGTCTTTGATTCCGCCAAGGTTTGCGTCCTGGGCCAAACCGTCATCAACGCCTTGTTTGATGACGCCTATCCCATCGGCGAAGAAGTCCGAGTCAACGGGGTGCCGATGCAAATCGTCGGCGTGCTCTCGGAAAAGGGCGGCGATGTGATCGGCAACGATCAAGACGACATCATGATTGGCCCCTGGACGACTTTGAAATTCCGAGTCAACGATCAAACGAACACTTCCGGGCGTCTGGCCACCTTTGCCAACCTGAAGCCCCAAATGCAACTGACCGCGCATCGACAAAACGTCCATCGCGAGGAAGTCCATCAAATCTATGTTCAAGCCAAATCTCCCGCCGCGGTGGACCAAGCTCGAGATCAAATCACCCGGGTCCTTTCACGTCGTCACAACGTCGAACCGGTCGGCGCCTATCGCATGAACGACATCACCGAGGTTTCCAAGGTGGTCAATCAAGTGGTCGCTGGGTTGTCGCTGTTGGGACTGATCATCGCCGGGGTTTCCCTGATGGTCGGCGGTGTGGGAATCATGAACATCATGCTTGTTTCGGTGACAGAACGAACCCGTGAGATCGGGCTTCGAATGGCCGTCGGCGCGGATCGCAAAGCGATCTTGAGACAATTCCTGATCGAGGCCACTGTGCTGTGCTTAATCGGTGGCCTAATTGGTATCGCGGCCGGTCATTTCTGGTCTGTGCTGATTGCAAAGATCATTGGCTGGCCCACGGTCTGGTCCCTGTGGGCACCGATCGTGGCGGTTACCGTCGCCGCCGGAGTCGGTATTCTGTTCGGCTACTACCCTGCTCGAAAAGCCTCGCAACTGAATCCGATTGACGCGTTACGCTATGAATAG
- a CDS encoding glycosyltransferase: MTLLLLTQGLSVTLAVIALVNTGWVWYLTSLLRQPRRIGPPESCEKAAILLCLRGADPMLSSCLKRLMSQDHPDFEVLVAIDSPSDPAWPIVQDAIEKFGNQRLHAWSLSQRRKTCGLKNSSLVELYDRVDPSVGVIVLADADLQSHATWLRELVAPLADPSVGVTFGNRWFLPSEPTFGSMIRQVWNAPGLIVMSAFKIPWAGSMAIRRSLFDSGEIRDKWCHSIVDDGPVRVAAKAQNRKMQFVPSLIMANREVCDIPFAFNFIRRQLTWTRTYVNGLWPLMMTYHFVALVANVAVFVTALIGWQVDNTSVVVISLLAAAISVTMANIHAALIDTAARKVIRSQGESTPQNESQDTLGMRGLIVLPTIVGLANLLGLIASFYATFARQIVWRGVTYEIRGPWQVRLLSETSPQSAKPTETCNESL; the protein is encoded by the coding sequence ATGACCTTGCTGCTACTGACCCAAGGACTCTCCGTAACGCTGGCCGTCATCGCATTGGTCAACACCGGATGGGTTTGGTATCTCACTTCCCTGCTCCGGCAACCACGCCGAATCGGGCCTCCCGAATCATGCGAAAAGGCAGCGATTTTACTGTGTTTGCGTGGCGCCGACCCCATGCTGAGCAGTTGCTTGAAGCGGTTGATGTCGCAAGATCATCCGGATTTTGAGGTGCTCGTCGCGATTGATTCACCATCGGATCCCGCCTGGCCCATTGTCCAAGACGCGATCGAGAAATTCGGCAACCAACGACTACATGCTTGGTCACTTTCTCAACGTCGTAAGACCTGTGGGCTGAAAAATAGTTCCCTGGTGGAACTCTATGACCGAGTGGATCCATCCGTTGGTGTAATCGTATTAGCCGACGCGGACTTACAAAGTCACGCCACTTGGCTTCGTGAACTCGTTGCACCATTGGCCGATCCATCGGTGGGAGTCACCTTTGGCAATCGTTGGTTCCTTCCCAGCGAACCGACCTTCGGATCCATGATTCGGCAGGTCTGGAACGCTCCCGGATTGATCGTGATGTCAGCCTTCAAGATCCCCTGGGCTGGGTCGATGGCGATTCGTCGATCGTTGTTTGACTCGGGCGAAATACGCGACAAATGGTGCCACTCCATTGTCGATGATGGCCCTGTCCGCGTCGCGGCCAAAGCACAAAACCGGAAAATGCAGTTCGTCCCATCGTTGATCATGGCCAACCGAGAAGTATGTGACATTCCGTTTGCGTTCAACTTCATCCGCCGTCAACTCACCTGGACGCGCACCTACGTCAACGGGCTTTGGCCCCTCATGATGACATATCACTTTGTCGCGTTAGTCGCCAACGTTGCCGTGTTCGTGACCGCCCTGATCGGTTGGCAAGTGGACAACACATCGGTGGTCGTCATCAGCCTGCTTGCTGCCGCGATATCCGTGACGATGGCAAACATCCATGCCGCCTTGATTGACACGGCCGCCCGCAAAGTCATCCGGTCACAAGGCGAATCCACCCCGCAAAACGAATCCCAGGACACACTTGGAATGCGGGGCTTGATTGTTTTGCCGACGATCGTCGGTCTGGCAAATCTGCTGGGTTTGATCGCATCATTCTACGCCACCTTCGCCCGCCAAATTGTCTGGCGTGGAGTCACCTACGAGATCCGTGGCCCCTGGCAAGTCAGGCTACTCAGTGAGACCAGCCCCCAGTCAGCAAAGCCTACGGAGACCTGCAATGAGTCCTTGTGA